From the genome of bacterium, one region includes:
- a CDS encoding HAMP domain-containing histidine kinase, with product MEQLKEVALVGSPDLRGDLNRLLGCRDVESLAAALGAELELRFPGRRGLIAVCPAETRDWQVWWLPGLLQEPWPASHPLVEELRENGEGRLLTLEGSEPGDELLGLALRDGRQGLLGALAVALPAERRREPIERRLIEDWLLGVGPLAALLLERRALRERLETLEQDVDQLESLKASFIDTVTHELRTPLTSILGFSSLALDQPGLEGNQPLPEFLRSIHDSALQLDRLISELLVMSEMAAAEGVLELEDRSLASLLGEYREGWLGHLAGHERVRFHDCELKCTVRVDPYQFHRILGHLLKNALTFSPPASPVDLRCSYLSGRRRSDSMDFLRIDISDRGPGIPASEQERIFRKFYQVDRSSTREHGGAGLGLSVAKEFAEAMGGRLWLRSEPGRGSTFSFTVPVPRDAGGAPRRGLRGSRQQ from the coding sequence ATGGAGCAGCTCAAGGAAGTCGCCCTCGTCGGCAGCCCGGACTTGCGGGGGGATCTCAACCGCCTGCTGGGCTGCCGCGATGTGGAGAGCCTGGCGGCCGCGCTGGGGGCAGAGCTCGAGCTGCGCTTCCCCGGCCGGCGCGGCCTGATCGCCGTCTGCCCGGCGGAGACCCGCGACTGGCAGGTTTGGTGGCTGCCGGGCCTGCTCCAGGAGCCCTGGCCGGCCAGCCATCCCCTGGTCGAGGAACTGCGCGAGAACGGGGAAGGCCGGCTGCTGACCCTGGAGGGCAGCGAACCCGGCGACGAGCTGCTCGGACTCGCCCTGCGCGACGGTCGCCAGGGCCTGCTCGGCGCGCTGGCCGTCGCGCTGCCCGCGGAGCGGCGCCGGGAGCCGATCGAGCGGCGCTTGATCGAGGACTGGCTGCTCGGCGTCGGACCGCTGGCGGCGCTGCTGCTCGAGCGCCGCGCCTTGCGGGAGCGCCTGGAGACCCTCGAGCAGGATGTCGACCAGCTCGAATCCCTCAAGGCGAGCTTCATCGACACCGTCACGCACGAGCTGAGGACGCCGCTCACGAGCATCCTCGGCTTCTCCTCGCTCGCGCTCGACCAGCCCGGCCTCGAGGGGAACCAGCCGCTGCCCGAGTTCCTGCGCTCCATCCACGACTCCGCGCTCCAACTCGATCGCCTGATCAGCGAGTTGCTCGTGATGAGCGAGATGGCCGCTGCCGAGGGCGTTCTCGAACTCGAAGACCGCAGTCTGGCCTCGCTGCTGGGGGAGTACCGCGAGGGCTGGCTCGGGCACCTGGCCGGGCACGAGCGCGTGCGTTTCCACGACTGCGAGCTGAAGTGCACCGTGCGCGTGGATCCCTATCAGTTCCACCGCATCCTCGGGCACCTCCTGAAGAACGCGCTCACCTTCTCGCCGCCCGCGAGCCCGGTGGATCTGCGCTGCAGCTACCTCTCCGGGCGTCGTCGCAGCGACTCGATGGACTTCCTGCGCATCGACATCAGCGACCGCGGGCCGGGCATTCCGGCCTCGGAGCAGGAGCGCATCTTCCGGAAGTTCTACCAGGTGGACCGTTCGAGCACCCGCGAGCACGGCGGCGCCGGCCTCGGTCTCAGCGTGGCCAAGGAGTTCGCCGAGGCGATGGGCGGGCGGCTGTGGCTGCGCAGCGAGCCCGGCCGGGGCTCGACCTTCTCCTTCACGGTACCCGTGCCGCGCGACGCAGGCGGCGCGCCCCGCCGGGGGCTGCGCGGCTCACGCCAGCAGTAG